In one Bacillus rossius redtenbacheri isolate Brsri chromosome 11, Brsri_v3, whole genome shotgun sequence genomic region, the following are encoded:
- the LOC134536835 gene encoding solute carrier family 25 member 35-like isoform X1, with the protein MEFVTGGAASLGATVFTNPLEVVKTRLQLQGELRARGMYAVHYRGFFHAFYAVAKADGLLALQKGLVPGLWFQLALNGTRLGMYQVADNKGLTRNEAGRVSVPKSALTGAVAGCFGAFVGSPFYLVKTHLQARAAGAVAVGFQHRHANMVQGLREIYGQHSVLGLWRGAVAAMYRVSVGSTVQLAVLSFSKQWLEGYTVFREYVLLKTSAASLASGTSMTVFMTPFDVVSTRMYNQGVDAEGRGLLYKSVGDCFVKIWRSEGLHGLYKGFVPSCARVVPHSVLSLVFWDALKDLEKSVRRSYGGQKMSHSRGQACRKVATGVDDSSNAKTRHKHLDRMDVLPYILCSDQVPELLRFSRQGDPAMVVHCLPQLKGEPLPGWRQPCYRLAVPRTPHGACFPGECSPGLVFPGPSRATAATEIITTMTITSTVISTKITEQPCSATPC; encoded by the exons ATGGAGTTCGTGACCGGTGGCGCGGCGTCCCTGGGCGCCACGGTGTTCACCAACCCTCTGGAGGTGGTCAAGACCCGGCTGCAGCTGCAGGGGGAGCTGCGGGCCAGAGGGATGTACGCCGTGCACTACCGGGGGTTCTTCCACGCCTTCTACGCCGTGGCGAAGGCAGACGGACTGCTGGCCCTGCAGAAGGGCTTGGTGCCGGGGCTGTGGTTCCAGCTCGCGCTCAACGGCACGCGGCTGGGGATGTACCAGGTCGCTGACAACAAGGGGTTGACTCGCAACGAAGCTGGGCGGGTGTCTGTCCCGAAATCCGCACTGACGGGTGCTGTTGCTGGCTGCTTTGGGGCATTTGTTGGAAGCCCATTTTATCTa GTGAAGACTCACCTGCAGGCCCGAGCAGCCGGCGCCGTGGCGGTCGGCTTCCAGCACAGGCACGCCAACATGGTGCAGGGGCTCCGGGAGATCTACGGGCAGCACAGCGTGCTGGGGCTGTGGAGGGGGGCCGTGGCGGCCATGTACCGCGTCTCCGTGGGCTCCACCGTGCAGCTCGCCGTGTTGAGCTTCTCCAAGCAGTGGCTCGAAGGATACACG GTATTCAGAGAATATGTGCTGTTGAAAACATCGGCAGCTAGCTTAGCGAGTGGTACATCAATGACTGTCTTCATGACACCCTTTGATGTTGTATCAACACGTATGTACAATCAAG GGGTGGATGCGGAGGGCCGAGGACTGCTCTACAAGAGCGTGGGAGACTGCTTCGTGAAGATCTGGCGCAGCGAGGGCCTCCACGGCCTCTACAAGGGCTTCGTGCCGAGCTGCGCCCGCGTCGTCCCGCACTCCGTGCTCAGCTTGGTGTTCTGGGACGCGCTCAAAGACCTGGAGAAGAGCGTTCGCC GCTCCTATGGCGGACAAAAAATGTCACATTCCAGGGGGCAGGCATGCAGGAAGGTAGCGACTGGGGTTGATGACAGCAGCAACGCGAAGACTCGTCATAAACACCTAGACAGAATGGATGTGCTGCCGTATATTCTTTGCAGCGATCAG GTACCAGAGCTCCTGAGGTTCTCAAGGCAGGGTGATCCCGCAATGGTTGTCCACTGCCTTCCACAGCTTAAAG GTGAGCCGTTGCCTGGATGGAGACAGCCGTGCTACCGCCTGGCCGTGCCCAGGACTCCACACGGGGCGTGCTTCCCAGGGGAATGTAGCCCCGGACTCGTGTTTCCCGGCCCCAGCAGGGCGACGGCTGCCACGGAAATTATAACAACTATGACAATAACTTCAACAGTGATTTCGACGAAAATTACTGAGCAGCCTTGCAGTGCTACGCCATGTTAA
- the LOC134536835 gene encoding solute carrier family 25 member 35-like isoform X2 codes for MEFVTGGAASLGATVFTNPLEVVKTRLQLQGELRARGMYAVHYRGFFHAFYAVAKADGLLALQKGLVPGLWFQLALNGTRLGMYQVADNKGLTRNEAGRVSVPKSALTGAVAGCFGAFVGSPFYLVKTHLQARAAGAVAVGFQHRHANMVQGLREIYGQHSVLGLWRGAVAAMYRVSVGSTVQLAVLSFSKQWLEGYTVFREYVLLKTSAASLASGTSMTVFMTPFDVVSTRMYNQGVDAEGRGLLYKSVGDCFVKIWRSEGLHGLYKGFVPSCARVVPHSVLSLVFWDALKDLEKSVRRSYGGQKMSHSRGQACRKVATGVDDSSNAKTRHKHLDRMDVLPYILCSDQVPELLRFSRQGDPAMVVHCLPQLKGEETTLGMS; via the exons ATGGAGTTCGTGACCGGTGGCGCGGCGTCCCTGGGCGCCACGGTGTTCACCAACCCTCTGGAGGTGGTCAAGACCCGGCTGCAGCTGCAGGGGGAGCTGCGGGCCAGAGGGATGTACGCCGTGCACTACCGGGGGTTCTTCCACGCCTTCTACGCCGTGGCGAAGGCAGACGGACTGCTGGCCCTGCAGAAGGGCTTGGTGCCGGGGCTGTGGTTCCAGCTCGCGCTCAACGGCACGCGGCTGGGGATGTACCAGGTCGCTGACAACAAGGGGTTGACTCGCAACGAAGCTGGGCGGGTGTCTGTCCCGAAATCCGCACTGACGGGTGCTGTTGCTGGCTGCTTTGGGGCATTTGTTGGAAGCCCATTTTATCTa GTGAAGACTCACCTGCAGGCCCGAGCAGCCGGCGCCGTGGCGGTCGGCTTCCAGCACAGGCACGCCAACATGGTGCAGGGGCTCCGGGAGATCTACGGGCAGCACAGCGTGCTGGGGCTGTGGAGGGGGGCCGTGGCGGCCATGTACCGCGTCTCCGTGGGCTCCACCGTGCAGCTCGCCGTGTTGAGCTTCTCCAAGCAGTGGCTCGAAGGATACACG GTATTCAGAGAATATGTGCTGTTGAAAACATCGGCAGCTAGCTTAGCGAGTGGTACATCAATGACTGTCTTCATGACACCCTTTGATGTTGTATCAACACGTATGTACAATCAAG GGGTGGATGCGGAGGGCCGAGGACTGCTCTACAAGAGCGTGGGAGACTGCTTCGTGAAGATCTGGCGCAGCGAGGGCCTCCACGGCCTCTACAAGGGCTTCGTGCCGAGCTGCGCCCGCGTCGTCCCGCACTCCGTGCTCAGCTTGGTGTTCTGGGACGCGCTCAAAGACCTGGAGAAGAGCGTTCGCC GCTCCTATGGCGGACAAAAAATGTCACATTCCAGGGGGCAGGCATGCAGGAAGGTAGCGACTGGGGTTGATGACAGCAGCAACGCGAAGACTCGTCATAAACACCTAGACAGAATGGATGTGCTGCCGTATATTCTTTGCAGCGATCAG GTACCAGAGCTCCTGAGGTTCTCAAGGCAGGGTGATCCCGCAATGGTTGTCCACTGCCTTCCACAGCTTAAAGGTGAAGAGACAACACTCGGGATGTCCTGA
- the LOC134536835 gene encoding solute carrier family 25 member 35-like isoform X3, translating into MEFVTGGAASLGATVFTNPLEVVKTRLQLQGELRARGMYAVHYRGFFHAFYAVAKADGLLALQKGLVPGLWFQLALNGTRLGMYQVADNKGLTRNEAGRVSVPKSALTGAVAGCFGAFVGSPFYLVKTHLQARAAGAVAVGFQHRHANMVQGLREIYGQHSVLGLWRGAVAAMYRVSVGSTVQLAVLSFSKQWLEGYTVFREYVLLKTSAASLASGTSMTVFMTPFDVVSTRMYNQGVDAEGRGLLYKSVGDCFVKIWRSEGLHGLYKGFVPSCARVVPHSVLSLVFWDALKDLEKSVRRGRHAGR; encoded by the exons ATGGAGTTCGTGACCGGTGGCGCGGCGTCCCTGGGCGCCACGGTGTTCACCAACCCTCTGGAGGTGGTCAAGACCCGGCTGCAGCTGCAGGGGGAGCTGCGGGCCAGAGGGATGTACGCCGTGCACTACCGGGGGTTCTTCCACGCCTTCTACGCCGTGGCGAAGGCAGACGGACTGCTGGCCCTGCAGAAGGGCTTGGTGCCGGGGCTGTGGTTCCAGCTCGCGCTCAACGGCACGCGGCTGGGGATGTACCAGGTCGCTGACAACAAGGGGTTGACTCGCAACGAAGCTGGGCGGGTGTCTGTCCCGAAATCCGCACTGACGGGTGCTGTTGCTGGCTGCTTTGGGGCATTTGTTGGAAGCCCATTTTATCTa GTGAAGACTCACCTGCAGGCCCGAGCAGCCGGCGCCGTGGCGGTCGGCTTCCAGCACAGGCACGCCAACATGGTGCAGGGGCTCCGGGAGATCTACGGGCAGCACAGCGTGCTGGGGCTGTGGAGGGGGGCCGTGGCGGCCATGTACCGCGTCTCCGTGGGCTCCACCGTGCAGCTCGCCGTGTTGAGCTTCTCCAAGCAGTGGCTCGAAGGATACACG GTATTCAGAGAATATGTGCTGTTGAAAACATCGGCAGCTAGCTTAGCGAGTGGTACATCAATGACTGTCTTCATGACACCCTTTGATGTTGTATCAACACGTATGTACAATCAAG GGGTGGATGCGGAGGGCCGAGGACTGCTCTACAAGAGCGTGGGAGACTGCTTCGTGAAGATCTGGCGCAGCGAGGGCCTCCACGGCCTCTACAAGGGCTTCGTGCCGAGCTGCGCCCGCGTCGTCCCGCACTCCGTGCTCAGCTTGGTGTTCTGGGACGCGCTCAAAGACCTGGAGAAGAGCGTTCGCC GGGGCAGGCATGCAGGAAGGTAG